From a region of the Ruminococcaceae bacterium KH2T8 genome:
- a CDS encoding Multimeric flavodoxin WrbA, with translation MKVLILNGSPRPAGNTSIALDEMVKIFNEEGIETEIIRIGNKDIRGCVACNTCANNAKCIFDDAVNIIAKKFEQADGLVVASPVYYASANATLIACLDRLFYSSKFDKTMKVGASVAVARRGGCSATFDQLNKYFTISGMPIASSQYWNSVHGQMPGEARADEEGLQTMRTLARNMAFLMKSIELGKEKFGLPQREEFKATNFI, from the coding sequence ATGAAAGTCCTGATATTAAACGGTAGCCCGAGGCCTGCGGGCAACACTTCTATAGCTCTCGATGAGATGGTAAAGATCTTTAACGAAGAGGGGATCGAGACGGAGATCATCCGTATCGGCAACAAGGACATCAGAGGCTGCGTAGCATGTAATACATGTGCCAATAACGCCAAGTGTATATTTGACGACGCGGTAAACATAATCGCAAAGAAGTTCGAGCAGGCTGACGGCCTCGTAGTCGCTTCTCCCGTCTATTACGCTTCAGCTAATGCGACGCTCATTGCGTGCCTCGACAGGCTCTTTTACAGCTCGAAGTTCGATAAGACCATGAAGGTCGGCGCTTCGGTAGCGGTAGCAAGAAGAGGCGGATGCTCGGCCACTTTCGATCAGCTCAACAAATACTTCACGATAAGCGGCATGCCCATAGCGAGCAGCCAGTACTGGAACAGCGTGCACGGCCAGATGCCGGGAGAAGCGCGGGCGGACGAAGAAGGTCTTCAGACCATGAGGACCTTAGCGAGGAATATGGCTTTCCTCATGAAGAGCATTGAGCTTGGTAAGGAGAAGTTCGGGCTCCCGCAAAGGGAAGAATTCAAAGCGACTAATTTTATCTGA